The following proteins are encoded in a genomic region of Penaeus chinensis breed Huanghai No. 1 chromosome 10, ASM1920278v2, whole genome shotgun sequence:
- the LOC125029852 gene encoding galactose-3-O-sulfotransferase 4-like: MSSCVLRQRATFLLRSLTFVLTLVLVVQVHWLSLVPFSVRPSRRSVAWAVGEGAACPGPPCDVFFLKTHKTASSVVQNLLLRWGARRSLVFGAPGRGTYLGHPKPFTFDLVRHTPLVPPWGDRRANVIAHHLRLKDPEEICKSLSKDAVWITIMRDPSASFQSMFSYYNLEDELHTPLLRLLDYPRAKMNAFPRYFGRIGRNQVLFDLGVEPEDFDSAGVVEEAIRKVEQNFHLVIIAEYMDESLILLKDLLGLKTRDLVTLSQRVRLRPGNATQDALDPRRSAKLRDWLRGDHRLHQHFSERLLELVAHFGRARMDKEVAELRALREDTRRRCGVSEYARRDDSIKSYGRKDLPLLVGYRSTGSSHFCRALVKPNVALTREVVRRQFLRYFQYHFGDKKYEFFPET, from the exons ATGTCCTCTTGCGTCCTCCGGCAAAGGGCGACCTTCCTCCTCCGCTCTTTGACTTTCGTCCTTACCCTCGTCCTCGTGGTCCAGGTGCACTGGCTTTCGCTCGTCCCCTTCAGCGTCCGGCCTtctag GAGGAGCGTGGCGTGGGCGGTGGGCGAGGGCGCCGCCTGTCCTGGGCCCCCGTGCGACGTCTTCTTCCTCAAGACCCACAAAACGGCTTCCTCCGTCGTGCAG AACCTGCTGTTGCGTTGGGGCGCCAGACGCAGCCTCGTGTTCGGGGCGCCCGGGCGTGGCACTTACCTGGGTCACCCGAAGCCGTTCACCTTTGACCTCGTCCGGCACACGCCCTTGGTGCCGCCCTGGGGTGACCGGCGCGCAAACGTCATCGCTCATCACCTGCGTCTGAAGGATCCTGAAGAg ATATGCAAAAGCCTAAGCAAGGATGCCGTGTGGATCACCATCATGAGGGATCCCTCGGCCTCCTTCCAGTCAATGTTCTCCTACTATAACCTGGAGGATGAACTTCACacgcccctcctccgcctcttggATTACCCTCGCGCCAAGATGAATGCATTCCCGCGCTACTTCGGCCGCATCGGGAGGAATCAG GTGCTCTTCGACCTCGGCGTGGAACCAGAGGACTTCGACTCCGCGGGCGTTGTGGAGGAAGCCATTAGGAAGGTGGAGCAAAACTTCCACTTGGTTATAATCGCCGAGTATATGGACGAATCCCTCATTCTCCTGAAG GACTTGCTGGGACTGAAGACGCGCGACCTGGTGACCCTGAGCCAGAGGGTCCGCCTCCGCCCCGGCAACGCCACGCAGGACGCCCTCGACCCGCGAAGGAGCGCCAAGCTGAGGGACTGGCTTCGGGGAGACCATCGGCTGCACCAGCACTTCTCTGAGCGGCTCCTGGAACTCGTGGCCCACTTCGGCAGGGCTCGGATGGACAAGGAGGTCGCTGAACTGAGGGCCTTGCGCGAGGACACGAGGAGGAGGTGCGGCGTGTCGGAATACGCCAGGAGGGACGACTCCATCAAGAGTTACGGCAGGAAGGACCTCCCGCTTCTGGTGGGCTACAGAAGCACGGGATCCAGCCACTTCTGCAGGGCGCTGGTCAAGCCGAACGTCGCGCTGACCCGGGAGGTGGTGCGGCGGCAGTTTCTGAGATATTTTCAGTATCACTTCGGCGACAAGAAGTACGAGTTCTTTCCCGAGACGTGA
- the LOC125029788 gene encoding putative glucosylceramidase 4, which yields MLVSRAVFPVFFAVFYCSGLSVAESLPCRPRSYGADSVVCVCSSDYCDFPGVLQAGPAGTYTSVTSSRDGLRFHVKSGSFSQTPSNASVVVRIDNRYEYQPIMGFGGAFTDAAGINIASLPEVTQEVLLRSYFSPEGLEYNLCRVPIGGSDFSTRPYSCDDVEGDVELLHFNLTLEDYRYKLPYIRRAKELSEKEFMLFGSPWSPPSWMKENGHFNGSGGLLKEMWQPWANYFVKFVKQYEAEGAPLWGLTTQNEPLTGFEEDYPWNTCAWTAEDQRDWIKQSLGPALEEAGLGRLKLMVPDHSRDALPWYPATILEDPAAARYVDGIAIHWYRDDVIGPSVMDETQALFPNRFLLYTEACDGSYAPPGERVVLGDWSRGEHYALNIIEDLNHWSTGWVDWNLALDTEGGPNWASNFVDSPVIIDKESGEFYKQPMFYALGHFSKVFVPGSRRIYASVSSPSDTVSLTAVHNSADNTSAVVILNFGDTAVDVSVGVGGGTHFINLDMPAKAITSLLFSTPEVGGDSETNNELF from the exons ATGTTGGTGTCAAGAGCGGTGTTCCCCGTCTTCTTCGCTGTGTTCTACTGCTCTGGGTTGAGTG TCGCAGAATCCTTACCATGCCGTCCGCGTAGCTATGGCGCAGAcagcgtagtgtgtgtgtgttcctctgacTACTGCGACTTCCCCGGCGTCCTTCAGGCAGGTCCTGCGGGTACCTACACCTCCGTCACCTCCTCTAGAGATGGCCTTCGCTTTCACGTGAAGTCTGGCTCCTTCTCCCAGACGCCTTCTAATG CGTCAGTGGTCGTGCGCATCGACAACAGGTATGAGTATCAGCCTATCATGGGCTTTGGCGGAGCTTTCACCGACGCTGCCGGAATCAACATTGCCTCTCTGCCAGAAGTCACGCAGGAAGTTCTGCTCAG gTCCTACTTCTCGCCGGAGGGGTTGGAGTATAATCTCTGCCGCGTCCCGATCGGTGGGAGTGACTTCTCCACGCGGCCTTACTCCTGCGACGATGTGGAGGGCGACGTGGAACTCCTCCACTTTAACTTGACTCTTGAGGATTACCGATACAAG CTACCTTACATCCGTCGAGCCAAAGAACTGAGCGAGAAGGAATTCATGCTCTTTGGTTCCCCCTGGTCTCCGCCATCTTGGATGAAAGAAAACGGACACTTCAATGGGTCGGGGGGACTTCTGAAAGAAATGTGGCAGCCTTGGGCCAACTATTTCGTAAA ATTTGTCAAGCAATACGAGGCAGAGGGGGCGCCACTATGGGGCTTGACAACACAGAACGAACCCCTAACAGGTTTTGAAGAA GATTATCCATGGAACACATGCGCTTGGACTGCCGAGGATCAGAGGGACTGGATCAAGCAGAGTCTCGGACCTGCTTTGGAGGAAGCAGGACTCGGGAGGTTGAAGCTCATGGTGCCCGATCACAGCCGCGATGCCCTACCGTGGTATCCTGCCACG atCCTCGAGGACCCCGCCGCCGCCCGGTACGTCGACGGCATCGCAATCCACTGGTACCGGGATGACGTCATCGGCCCGAGCGTGATGGACGAGACTCAAGCTCTTTTCCCGAACCGCTTTCTCCTCTACACCGAGGCTTGCGACG GGAGCTACGCGCCTCCGGGGGAGAGGGTCGTGCTCGGGGACTGGTCGCGGGGGGAGCATTATGCTCTTAACATCATTGAG GATCTGAATCACTGGTCGACTGGCTGGGTGGACTGGAATCTCGCGCTGGACACAGAAGGCGGACCGAACTGGGCTTCCAACTTTGTCGATTCtcctgttattattgataag gAAAGCGGAGAATTCTACAAGCAGCCGATGTTCTACGCCCTCGGCCACTTCAGCAAGGTCTTTGTACCAGGTTCTCGACGCATCTACGCCTCTGTCAGCAGTCCGTCAGACACAGTCAGCTTAACGGCCGTCCACAACTCTGCTGACAACACCTCGGCGGTTGTCATTTTGAATTT CGGAGACACGGCAGTGGACgtgagcgtgggcgtgggcggcgggaCACACTTCATTAATCTGGACATGCCCGCCAAAGCAATTACGTCACTCCTCTTTTCCACGCCCGAGGTCGGTGGGGATTCGGAAACAAACAACGAACTCTTTTAG